From Gracilimonas sp.:
TGAAGCACCAGGTTCAGTCCATCCTGGCTATCTCCGTTACCGGCGGGTACGTAACGGTAATATTCGGTGTGTTCAGATCCCGGAATTTTGCCCAGCCCGGTAACCGATTGAATTTGAGCATGATTCAGGCTCTGTTCTTTAAAGTTCTCAAATTCCCAGGCGATCAGGTTTTGCTTGGTGGGCAGCATAACCACAAAGTTCTTATCGAAGCCAAGGTCTTTTTCCTGAATAAAATCGAGCTGCAGGTAAACGATAGAAGTACCGATAATCAGGATTACCGATAAAGTAAACTGAAATGTGACCAGTGTCTTTCGAAATATGGTGGTCTTCTTTCCACGGGTTGAATTTCCCTTGAGCACATCCACGGGTTCAAAAGAGGAGAGGTACAGAGCAGGATAAAGCCCCGCTATCAACCCAACAAAAGCTGTTAAAAGTATCAGGCCGGGAATGGTGTAGAAATTATCAAAAGGATTGAAGGTGATTGATTTAGCAGTTAGCTCGTTGAAGAATGGCAGGGCAATTATCATAATAATAATGCCAAGGATAATAGCGATGAGCGTAACCAGGAACGACTCTCCTATAAACTGATAGAATAATTGCTGTTTGTGTCCACCCAATACTTTTCTCATTCCGACTTCGCGGCTGCGTTCCATCGACCGGGCAGTAGATAAATTCATGAAATTGATGCAGGCAAAAAGCAGAATGAAACCTGCTACGACGAGCAAAATGTAGATATAGGTAATTGAACTGTTCACCTCCATTTCCTGGTCACGATTAGAGGTAAGGTGAATGTCGGTTATGGGTTGAAGTTCAATATCGACAGATTCATCCTTTGGCCACCCGGAGTAAGCCCGGTAGTATTTGTCTTTCAGCGTGGCTAACTGGGAGTTAAGGAAACCGGTATCAGCGCCATCTTTTGCTAATATATAGGTCCAAATAGGGTTCCACAGCCAGCTTCGGTCGTAGCCCGGGCTGCTGGCATAGATTTCATTTAAGCTGGTAAAAGAAGCTACCAAGTCAATTTTCATATGAGATTGTTCCGGCCATGATTTCATCACACCAGTGACGGTCATATCCCGAATGCCTTTGTAACTAAGGGATTGACCGATGGGGTTTTCATCTCCAAAATATTTTGAGGCAAGGTCTTCACTTATAACAAGAGAAAGGGGATTCTTAAGTGCTTCGGAAGGATTTCCCTGAATAAGTTCAGCCGAGAAAACATCGAAAAAAGTGGAATCCACAAAATAGAAATTGCTTTCGCGGAAAGAGACCTGATCTTCCCGGTTCAGGAAGGTGTGGTTTTCTTCCTGCATGTCAAAAAAGCGAACGGTTTTCTCAATATGGTCAGGAAATTCAGCATCCAAAACAGGGCCTAACCGAAATGGGGTGGTGGCTTGTTCCTCAACCCGGTCTTCCGAAGTCATGGTTTGCACCACCCGGTAAATCCGGTCGGAGTTTGAATGGAATTTATCATAGCTCCATTCATTCAAAACATAAAGCACGATTAATAAACTGGTGGCTAAGCCGATAGCCAAACCCAAAATATTAATGAGTGAATAACCTTTCTTATTTAAAAGATTCCGTACAGAAATCTTGAGATAATTCTTAAACATCAGCGATTCCTTTCACTTTGCCAACAGACTAAAACATCCAACTATTGTACCGTAATTATTAAAGTCGGAAATGGAGTAAGCTTATATCCGACTCAACGTATCACATAATTAGAGTGATTTAGCAATGCATTGTTACAAAAAAGAAGAAATAAATTAACAATAACTTCAAATAGTATTAATAGGGGAAGAGAATGAACCTGAATTTGCAGTTGATTCATTAGTTATATAAAAATAACTTCTTACAAATAATTATTCACAAATAACGGGTACAATATGCGAGTTCAATCAGTTCTTTTACTAACCATCCTGAGTTTAATCTTCACTGCTTGTAGTTCAGGAAAAAAATTGAGCTGTTCAGTCTCTGAATATGCTGCTTATTATTATAACAACTCTCAGAATCCAGCCTGTGGGGAAAAGTACAAGGATGGGGCTAATTTATATGGCTTTGGTGAAATGAACGGGCCGGAAGGTCAGGATGAAATGCTGAAAAGAGTGGCGTCTTCAAAAGCTACCATGGAAATTGCTCAGAAAGCGGCCGGTATTCAAAACAAGATTAAATGGAGTATAGGAGAGTTTTCTCAGGTAAATGAAGAGGGAGAGAATTCCACAACGAAATGGTCTCAAACGCAATTTGACGTCAAACTGGAAGGGGTGGAAGAAGTAGGAAGCGTTTGTGAGTCGGGCACAAGAGGATATGTATGCTATAAGTTATTGAAGATGCCTAAAACGGCAATACTGGAAACGGCATCAGCTTCTTTAAAGGAGAAGGATGAAGACCTATACCGAGAGTGGGTCTCTTCGGATGAGTATAAACAGCTCGTGGCTGAATTAGAAAAGTAGCTGAGATTCAGGATGCCTTTTTCTCCAGGTAGGGAATAACACTGTTCTCCAGGAAATTGAAAATCGGTTCTTTGTAGGTTCTGCGCTGGGTAGCCCCATCCAGGGAGTTTGTGATAACTACAACGCTGCTTAGCTCAGGAATCATAAAGATGTATTGCCCGCCATATCCCCAGGCAAAAAATACTTTATGGCCGCCAACCGGGCGGTTCCACCACATATACCCATAATTATAAGGGTTGTAGTTGCTGCGGGTGTAGGTTTTAAAAGAGTCGTGCACCCATTTTTTGGAAACAATACGCTCTCCGTTATAAGTGCCGCCATTCAGCATAAGCTGTCCTATTTTAAGTAAATCATCCGGAGTCATCGCCAGGTTGTTACCGCCCATGTAATAACCCTTAGGATCACGATCCCAGCCTCCCACATCAATACTCAGCGGATCAAATAAGTATTCTTCAGCAAATGCTTTGGTGCTCTTACCGGTAGCTTTGGTGAGTATGACCGACAGCAGATGTGAGGTTCCTGTACTGTACACCATCTGTCCGCCGGGCTCTTTCACAAAATCCTGATCAAGTTGAAATTCCACCCAGTCATTACTGACTACCCATGCCCCATAATTATAAAAACTGGTGGTTTCTAATCCGGATTGCATGGAAAGCAGGTTACGGATCGTGATATTCTCTTTCTTTTGGTTGGGATTTGCTTCAAAATAGTCCGGGAAATAATCTCCCAACGTTTCATTTAGAGAGATAAAACCGTTATCAACAGCAATTCCGGTTAAAAGGGAAATTATACTTTTGGAAGCGGATTTGATGTTGTAGGGATAATCGGGTGAGGCATTTCGGAAATATTCAGCACCTAACAGTTCGCCCTCTTGTTGAATGAGAACGCTTCTGAGTGAATGGATGGATTCTGCTTCCTCAAAAACAGCTTCAATGGAGGTTGGAGCTGAAGACTGAGCCTGCAGGCTTTGGAACCCTGTGATGAAGCAGAGAATAGATAAGAATAAAACTCGTTCGGAAAATAAACTCATTCAGCGCTTTTAAATTTGAAGGTAACGGGAATTTTATCATCAAACGGGGAGCCGATGTGGTAGAGTTCCCATTCGGAATCATAATGCATAATCCGGTCCCTCAGAATGGTAATCAAATCTTCGGAGCTTCCATTCTCAGAATGCCAGTCAAATGTTTCGACACGGAACTTCAGGTTCCGTTTTTCTCCATTCACATGAACATCGAGATTAACAACGCTTTCTACATTGGGTACGGTAAATTGAACACGGACATTATGCATGATTTCTTCGTTAAAGTGAATAATGGGCGATTATACTATATGAGGTACAAAAAAGATGCCATTTCCTTAAAACCGTTCGTTCCTTCGCTTAGAGAGGTGTTTTGGATTAAAAACCGTTCGGAAACAGACAACTACTGTGCGATTATGGACGGTAGCCAGCTATGAGTTCCCGAAGTAGAATCCTTTCAGCAAGTCGTTGTCAGGTAAATGTGCGACACTTGGGTTTTCTTTTAAAAATGAGATGACATCACGATAGGCTTTATCCAGTTTTTGCAGTTCCTGCTTGGTGACAAATACGGTAAAGCTGTAAACCCGTTCACTTCCCCTGAAAACGGTGATCCGATATTGATTCGTGATATCCCGGTCAAGGCGAAGTTCAAACAGGTCGTAATCGAATGCGTGAATTTTTCTTCCGGGTTGAATGTCCTGAGATTCTTCTGTCTGCTTAATTTTGTTGATAATCTCCGTGTAGTTGGGCTCCGGAGCAGGAATATCCGGTTCTTTTTCACGCTGAAACAGGTTTCTTAGAAAATTTCGCATTGAATGAAGGCGGGGTTATGATGTGTTATAAACTTAAGTTAAACAGAAATAAAAGGGAGTACAGTTTATGTCTTTTTTAGCTTTTGATGAATTGAAGAAGAAAGTGGCTAACCTGATTCATGAAGATACGCAGCGCCATGATCATCACATGGACCTGACGGTGGCTGAGGTCCATCGCATTAACGGGGCCGGCTCGCTGGATTTCGGAGGTAGTGAATTTAAGCCTGCCACCACCCAGAAGTTGAACCCTGAAAAGCAAAAGGTGGACGATGACTACGGATGGTGGAAACTGCAGCAGGGTCCGTATAGAATAATCTTTAACGAGAGCGTGGATTTTGAGGACGGTTCTGCCGCGTTGATTTCAGCTCATCCCCATGCCCGGCAAGCCGGACTGATCTCCGATTCTTATGTGATTTCTGATGACAGCTCCGACGCCCTTTCCCTGAACGTCACCGTTTCAGAAGCCGGGTGTAATATCAAAGAAAATGCCCGGATTGCAGAGTTAAGAATTATCAGCGACTAACTTTCTACAGGCTGATTATAGGGGTCTTCTTTGACCAGGGCACC
This genomic window contains:
- a CDS encoding FtsX-like permease family protein; protein product: MFKNYLKISVRNLLNKKGYSLINILGLAIGLATSLLIVLYVLNEWSYDKFHSNSDRIYRVVQTMTSEDRVEEQATTPFRLGPVLDAEFPDHIEKTVRFFDMQEENHTFLNREDQVSFRESNFYFVDSTFFDVFSAELIQGNPSEALKNPLSLVISEDLASKYFGDENPIGQSLSYKGIRDMTVTGVMKSWPEQSHMKIDLVASFTSLNEIYASSPGYDRSWLWNPIWTYILAKDGADTGFLNSQLATLKDKYYRAYSGWPKDESVDIELQPITDIHLTSNRDQEMEVNSSITYIYILLVVAGFILLFACINFMNLSTARSMERSREVGMRKVLGGHKQQLFYQFIGESFLVTLIAIILGIIIMIIALPFFNELTAKSITFNPFDNFYTIPGLILLTAFVGLIAGLYPALYLSSFEPVDVLKGNSTRGKKTTIFRKTLVTFQFTLSVILIIGTSIVYLQLDFIQEKDLGFDKNFVVMLPTKQNLIAWEFENFKEQSLNHAQIQSVTGLGKIPGSEHTEYYRYVPAGNGDSQDGLNLVLHVTHDVTETFDLEIIAGRSFSRDFSTDAEKSVLINRKMLTQLDAETPEQALGETIYHYPPSGDREAFTIIGVLEDFNYTSLKKEIEPLILRLVEGTRPILGYIEHTAVEIAPGDVTGALEHLEKSWKEVNPIDPFEYRFLDERLAEIYETETTMSSLSTSFSILCILIACLGLLGLASYSAQLRKQEIGIRKSLGASVADIVGLLSKDFLILVGIANIIAWPVSYYLGSKWLENFTYRFDFLASLPLLFLGSGLLIVIIALGTVGYHSVKAALINPVNAIRSE
- a CDS encoding serine hydrolase codes for the protein MSLFSERVLFLSILCFITGFQSLQAQSSAPTSIEAVFEEAESIHSLRSVLIQQEGELLGAEYFRNASPDYPYNIKSASKSIISLLTGIAVDNGFISLNETLGDYFPDYFEANPNQKKENITIRNLLSMQSGLETTSFYNYGAWVVSNDWVEFQLDQDFVKEPGGQMVYSTGTSHLLSVILTKATGKSTKAFAEEYLFDPLSIDVGGWDRDPKGYYMGGNNLAMTPDDLLKIGQLMLNGGTYNGERIVSKKWVHDSFKTYTRSNYNPYNYGYMWWNRPVGGHKVFFAWGYGGQYIFMIPELSSVVVITNSLDGATQRRTYKEPIFNFLENSVIPYLEKKAS